In Burkholderia gladioli, a genomic segment contains:
- a CDS encoding response regulator transcription factor: protein MKQQDRDSTGTIRVVVADDHPVVMVGITRMLDHEADITVTASACDPAMLGTVLARSSCDVLICDYAFDQAGAFDGLPLIECLKRSHPELRILMLTMHDDPALVRKLFGIGVRGFLCKANATFSRLAAAVRTVAADQRYIDPEVAVALSGAQLGFLSKQGEGRRATLTKREYEVVRMISRGMRVSEIARQVCRSVKTVSTQKASAMKKLAVRNDIELVVQFRGLEPGNQA from the coding sequence ATGAAACAGCAGGATCGCGATTCCACCGGAACCATTCGCGTCGTGGTGGCCGACGACCATCCCGTCGTGATGGTGGGCATCACCAGGATGCTCGACCACGAGGCCGACATCACCGTGACGGCCAGCGCCTGCGACCCGGCGATGCTCGGCACGGTCCTCGCCAGGTCGTCCTGCGACGTGCTGATCTGCGATTACGCCTTCGACCAGGCCGGCGCCTTCGACGGCCTGCCGCTCATCGAATGCCTCAAGCGCAGCCATCCCGAGCTCAGGATCCTGATGCTGACCATGCACGACGACCCGGCCCTGGTGCGCAAGCTGTTCGGGATCGGCGTGCGCGGTTTCCTGTGCAAGGCGAACGCGACCTTCTCGCGTCTCGCCGCCGCGGTGCGCACCGTCGCGGCCGACCAGCGGTACATCGATCCCGAGGTGGCGGTGGCCCTGTCCGGCGCGCAGCTCGGTTTCCTGTCGAAGCAGGGCGAGGGGCGCCGCGCGACGCTGACCAAGCGCGAATACGAGGTGGTGCGGATGATCTCGCGCGGCATGCGGGTCAGCGAGATCGCGCGCCAGGTGTGCCGCAGCGTGAAGACCGTCAGCACGCAGAAGGCGTCGGCCATGAAGAAGCTGGCGGTGCGCAACGATATCGAGCTGGTGGTGCAGTTCAGGGGCCTGGAGCCGGGCAACCAGGCCTAG
- a CDS encoding MFS transporter, with amino-acid sequence MQIRSEEAWRHRWLLVIMGGIVMGGALGVRNVQGLFLMPVTLDHGWSRETFGLALALQNLLWGIAQPFTGMIADRYGSARVIFAGAVLYALGLVVMALAATPGVYTLGTGLMVGIALSGTAFGAVYGALSRLFPAEHRGWALGMAGTIGGLGQFVMVPLAQGMIDSIGWVRASFVLAAVMLATAPLAAWLRDRPPARGAEGGSHQTMRAAVREALTHRGFWLLNIGFFACGFQLAFIAAHMPAYLLDRGMSARQASIALATIALANTLGTFLCGYAGGIWRRKYLLAGIYFTRAISMALFILLPLTPASLYLFSFVTGLIWLGTVPLTNGLVSQVFGVRYIATLFGFVFFGHQLGSFFGVWLGGVVYDATHSYLPLWYGSMALGVAAGLLHLPINDRSVPRLSGPAPAAQPV; translated from the coding sequence ATGCAGATCCGTTCCGAGGAGGCCTGGCGCCACCGCTGGCTGCTGGTGATCATGGGCGGCATCGTGATGGGCGGCGCGCTGGGCGTGCGCAACGTGCAGGGCCTGTTCCTGATGCCGGTCACGCTCGATCACGGCTGGAGCCGCGAGACCTTCGGCCTCGCGCTGGCGCTGCAGAACCTGCTATGGGGCATCGCCCAGCCCTTCACCGGCATGATCGCCGACCGCTACGGCTCGGCGCGCGTGATCTTCGCAGGCGCCGTGCTCTACGCGCTCGGCCTGGTGGTGATGGCGCTGGCGGCCACGCCCGGCGTCTACACGCTCGGCACCGGCCTGATGGTCGGCATCGCGCTGTCGGGCACCGCCTTCGGGGCCGTATACGGCGCGCTCTCGCGGCTGTTCCCGGCCGAGCATCGCGGCTGGGCGCTCGGCATGGCCGGCACCATCGGCGGCCTCGGCCAGTTCGTGATGGTGCCGCTCGCGCAGGGCATGATCGATTCGATCGGCTGGGTGCGCGCCAGCTTCGTGCTGGCCGCCGTGATGCTGGCCACCGCGCCGCTCGCGGCCTGGCTGCGCGACCGGCCGCCGGCGCGCGGCGCCGAGGGCGGCAGCCACCAGACGATGCGCGCCGCGGTACGCGAGGCGCTCACGCATCGCGGCTTCTGGCTGCTCAACATCGGCTTCTTCGCCTGCGGCTTCCAGCTCGCCTTCATCGCCGCGCACATGCCGGCCTACCTGCTCGATCGCGGCATGAGCGCGCGCCAGGCCAGCATCGCGCTGGCCACCATCGCCCTGGCCAACACGCTCGGCACCTTCCTGTGCGGTTATGCCGGCGGCATCTGGCGGCGCAAGTACCTGCTGGCCGGCATCTACTTCACGCGCGCGATCTCGATGGCGCTGTTCATCCTGCTGCCGCTCACGCCCGCCAGCCTCTACCTGTTCTCCTTCGTCACCGGCCTGATCTGGCTCGGCACGGTGCCGCTCACCAACGGCCTGGTCTCGCAGGTGTTCGGCGTGCGCTATATCGCGACGCTGTTCGGCTTCGTGTTCTTCGGCCACCAGCTAGGCAGCTTCTTCGGCGTCTGGCTCGGCGGCGTCGTCTACGACGCCACCCACTCCTACCTGCCGCTCTGGTACGGCTCGATGGCGCTCGGCGTGGCCGCTGGCCTGCTGCACCTGCCGATCAACGACCGCAGCGTGCCGCGCCTGTCGGGCCCGGCCCCCGCCGCGCAGCCGGTATGA
- a CDS encoding hybrid sensor histidine kinase/response regulator, with protein MVGVIKRHIRRFGRITIGRLHARDPEDFPSLILHTGGVLLTLAILGGAYAVARFGLQAYVAQQAARFDAQADAVNHIFHRMGGVYNRSAEFYAALQAAETRHRDAFHDGRAYDQGVGYLAPDCPMNLYVAAPVGDPPDLACSSPLSRIALDWIHRCPNCLREGTMIFDVAGRYLAVMRDERQPVQYAAATVIGQKTQAARAALAAARERGSRGDGGIWLAPRFDAREQGHVVDYVKAFRLPNGAPTVLVRPAVLEDFVKEVMSIETLQSTALVHPDGIVDFSQGQPGAAPREPARAGLRPAAGDRRTILWRDFALDLRRQGPAPDWVWVNRVDRTQVLGDLWRPALDLGAGFAGLLAALWAMIVWFDLRILAPVKRRARRGRDSAAFEQTMANSLRIGFAAFHPSTRRFVIRNTLAGELFDAQANQAALAGLFERAAAHDFEAEPRLAVDLELDGQAGPRHYEFALRATRYGDAEIVLLAIYDVSSRHQTEALLQDAKLSAEAANRAKGDFLAIMSHEIRTPLHGALSNLELISLDADDPDLRKRVDIVSRGFTSLMALLDNALDFSKLDAQLFRPKRSSFSLRGLVEQVLLSARPSVGAHPVRINYAVADLGAQAIGDEHLLRQVILNLLHNALKFTHRGRVGVQCRRGGGLEGGECLTIEVADTGEGIPAEDLDRIFAPYVQSPSSRNAMVRGTGLGLALCAKICELLGGRIEVRSELRAGTTFTLRLPIDWERQPARAYDWPVSDGRKVFVLLEREDAPNDLVEVLRAAGWQVEVGAAAALSAAAAREPFALRVLMTRELAAIRHAAPVDLVVADDGPLRPDCRGDRYVVSSYSLDAIRAAWQVLLGEFGQAAADDVPRLLAREDLHEARVLVIDDDAVCRQLLRRQLAVLGIEQVDEAADGDAALAWAGAARHALILTDLNMPRLDGPRLIEALARAAVDTPIILTTADVSWERTLGAAGERLADVLMKPWSLDALRDALAFVFPVAEPQAEAREGRLDEALASMLATGLPRDWTAARDAFAAGDRQQLRRALHKMAGSLLFFSQDPLGQALQALSRRCLEMPVETLSAELAALEPMVDAAIARHAGRGGNPLRRN; from the coding sequence ATGGTCGGCGTCATCAAGCGACATATCAGGCGGTTCGGCCGTATCACGATAGGACGGCTGCATGCCCGCGATCCCGAGGACTTTCCCTCGCTGATCCTCCATACCGGCGGTGTCCTGCTGACGCTCGCGATCCTGGGCGGGGCCTATGCGGTAGCCCGGTTCGGCCTGCAGGCATACGTGGCCCAGCAGGCGGCGAGGTTCGACGCCCAGGCGGATGCCGTCAACCACATCTTTCATCGCATGGGCGGCGTCTACAACCGCTCGGCCGAGTTCTACGCGGCGCTGCAGGCGGCCGAAACCCGGCATCGCGATGCCTTCCATGACGGCCGTGCCTACGACCAGGGCGTCGGCTACCTCGCCCCGGATTGCCCGATGAACCTCTACGTGGCGGCACCGGTGGGCGACCCGCCCGACCTGGCCTGCTCGTCGCCCTTGTCGCGGATCGCGCTCGACTGGATTCATCGTTGTCCGAACTGCCTGCGCGAGGGCACGATGATCTTCGACGTGGCGGGACGCTACCTCGCCGTGATGCGCGATGAACGGCAGCCGGTGCAGTACGCCGCGGCCACCGTGATCGGGCAGAAGACCCAGGCCGCGCGCGCCGCGCTGGCGGCCGCGCGCGAACGGGGCAGCCGCGGCGACGGCGGCATCTGGCTCGCGCCGCGCTTCGATGCGCGGGAACAAGGCCACGTGGTCGATTACGTGAAGGCGTTCAGGCTGCCGAACGGCGCGCCCACGGTGCTGGTCCGGCCGGCCGTGTTGGAGGACTTCGTCAAGGAGGTGATGTCGATCGAGACCTTGCAGTCGACCGCGCTGGTCCATCCCGATGGCATCGTCGATTTCAGCCAGGGCCAGCCCGGCGCCGCGCCGCGCGAGCCGGCGCGCGCCGGGCTGAGGCCGGCCGCCGGGGACCGGCGCACCATCCTCTGGCGGGACTTCGCGCTCGACCTGCGCCGCCAGGGGCCGGCCCCGGACTGGGTGTGGGTGAATCGGGTCGATCGGACCCAGGTGCTCGGCGATCTCTGGCGCCCGGCGCTGGACCTCGGAGCGGGCTTCGCGGGCCTGCTCGCCGCGCTCTGGGCGATGATCGTGTGGTTCGACCTGCGCATCCTCGCGCCGGTCAAGCGCCGCGCGCGGCGCGGGCGCGACAGCGCGGCCTTCGAGCAGACCATGGCCAATTCGCTGCGGATCGGCTTCGCGGCCTTCCATCCATCCACGCGCCGCTTCGTGATCCGCAACACCCTGGCCGGCGAACTGTTCGATGCGCAGGCCAACCAGGCCGCGCTGGCCGGCCTGTTCGAGCGTGCCGCGGCGCACGATTTCGAGGCCGAGCCGCGGCTGGCCGTCGATCTCGAGCTCGACGGCCAGGCCGGCCCGCGCCACTACGAGTTCGCCCTGCGCGCGACCCGCTACGGCGATGCCGAGATCGTGCTGCTGGCGATCTACGACGTCAGCTCGCGCCATCAGACCGAGGCCCTGCTGCAGGACGCGAAGCTCAGCGCCGAGGCCGCCAATCGCGCCAAGGGCGATTTCCTCGCCATCATGAGCCACGAGATCAGGACGCCCCTGCACGGCGCGCTGTCCAATCTCGAGTTGATCTCCCTCGACGCCGACGATCCGGACCTGCGCAAGCGGGTGGACATCGTCTCGCGCGGCTTCACCTCCCTGATGGCCCTGCTCGACAACGCGCTGGATTTCTCCAAGCTCGACGCGCAGCTGTTCCGGCCGAAGCGCTCGAGCTTCAGCCTGCGCGGCCTGGTGGAGCAGGTGCTGCTGTCGGCGCGGCCGTCGGTGGGCGCGCATCCGGTGCGCATCAACTACGCGGTGGCCGACCTCGGCGCGCAGGCGATCGGCGACGAGCACCTGCTGCGCCAGGTCATCCTCAACCTGCTGCACAACGCGCTGAAATTCACGCATCGCGGGCGCGTCGGCGTGCAGTGCCGGCGCGGCGGCGGGCTGGAAGGCGGCGAGTGCCTCACGATCGAGGTCGCGGACACGGGCGAGGGGATTCCCGCCGAGGATCTCGATCGCATCTTCGCCCCCTACGTGCAGAGCCCGTCCTCGCGCAACGCGATGGTGCGCGGCACCGGACTGGGCCTCGCCTTGTGCGCGAAGATCTGCGAACTGCTCGGCGGGCGCATCGAGGTTCGCAGCGAGTTGCGGGCCGGCACCACCTTCACGCTGCGCCTGCCGATCGACTGGGAGCGCCAGCCGGCGCGAGCCTATGACTGGCCGGTTTCGGACGGGCGCAAGGTGTTCGTCCTGCTGGAGCGCGAGGATGCCCCCAACGACCTGGTCGAGGTGCTGCGCGCGGCCGGCTGGCAGGTCGAGGTGGGCGCCGCGGCGGCGCTGTCCGCCGCGGCGGCGCGCGAGCCGTTCGCCCTGCGCGTGCTGATGACGCGCGAACTCGCGGCGATCCGGCATGCCGCGCCGGTAGACCTGGTGGTGGCCGACGATGGACCGTTGCGGCCGGACTGCCGCGGCGATCGCTATGTGGTGTCGTCCTATTCGCTGGATGCGATCCGCGCGGCCTGGCAGGTGCTGCTGGGCGAATTCGGCCAGGCGGCCGCCGACGACGTGCCGCGCCTGCTCGCACGCGAGGATCTGCACGAGGCGCGGGTGCTGGTGATCGACGACGACGCGGTCTGCCGGCAACTGCTGCGCCGTCAACTGGCCGTGCTCGGCATCGAGCAGGTGGACGAGGCGGCGGACGGCGACGCCGCGCTGGCATGGGCCGGCGCGGCCCGCCACGCGCTGATCCTGACCGACCTGAACATGCCGCGCCTCGACGGACCGCGCCTGATCGAGGCGCTGGCGCGCGCGGCCGTCGATACCCCCATCATCCTGACCACCGCCGACGTGAGCTGGGAGCGCACGCTCGGCGCGGCCGGCGAGCGGCTCGCCGATGTCCTGATGAAGCCCTGGTCGCTCGATGCCCTGCGCGACGCGCTCGCGTTCGTGTTCCCGGTGGCCGAGCCGCAGGCCGAGGCTCGCGAGGGGCGGCTCGACGAGGCGCTCGCATCGATGCTCGCGACGGGTCTGCCGAGGGACTGGACTGCCGCGCGCGACGCATTCGCGGCAGGCGACCGGCAGCAGCTCCGGCGCGCCCTGCACAAGATGGCCGGCTCGCTGCTGTTTTTCAGCCAGGATCCTCTGGGGCAGGCCCTGCAGGCGCTGTCCCGGCGCTGCCTCGAGATGCCGGTCGAGACGCTGTCGGCTGAACTGGCCGCGCTGGAGCCGATGGTCGATGCCGCCATCGCGCGTCATGCGGGGCGAGGGGGCAACCCACTGCGCCGAAACTGA
- a CDS encoding LysR substrate-binding domain-containing protein, with product MTVPLIKLPSLDLLRGYVAVGRRMSITLAAQDLCLTQSAVSRQVNALEEALGTRLFHRGYRSISFTPEGERLFRVADEAVRQLQDSVEALTHPKAPQPVTITASIGVAGLWLLPRLGELQQAHPGVDLRVAATDKLLDLRAEGIDLAIRYAAADHAPASSVRLFDETIVPVAHPSLGVTALDADTLARHALLEFDGPRRPLLQWADHLGALGLEAAQRRGVLRFNQYDQVIQAALAGRGIALGRVALVAPLLADGRLAAIGESDSHRATGYAYWLHQVDPEPREDVRAVIDWILAATGVEPARKLEFDEQGAR from the coding sequence ATGACAGTCCCGCTCATCAAACTCCCCTCGCTCGATCTCCTGCGCGGTTACGTGGCCGTCGGCCGGCGCATGAGCATCACGCTCGCCGCCCAGGACCTGTGCCTCACGCAATCGGCCGTGAGCCGCCAGGTGAATGCGCTCGAGGAGGCGCTCGGCACGCGCCTGTTCCACCGCGGTTACCGCTCGATCTCGTTTACGCCCGAGGGCGAGCGCCTGTTCCGCGTCGCCGACGAAGCCGTGCGCCAGTTGCAGGACAGCGTGGAGGCCCTGACCCATCCCAAGGCGCCCCAGCCCGTGACCATCACCGCCAGCATCGGCGTGGCGGGCCTGTGGCTGCTGCCGCGGCTCGGCGAGTTGCAGCAGGCGCATCCCGGCGTCGACCTGCGGGTGGCCGCCACCGACAAGCTGCTCGACCTGCGCGCCGAGGGCATCGACCTGGCGATCCGCTACGCGGCGGCCGACCACGCGCCGGCCAGCTCGGTGCGGCTGTTCGACGAGACCATCGTGCCGGTGGCGCATCCCTCGCTGGGCGTCACCGCGCTGGATGCCGACACGCTGGCGCGCCACGCGCTGCTCGAATTCGACGGCCCGCGCCGCCCGCTTCTGCAATGGGCAGATCATCTCGGCGCGCTCGGCCTGGAGGCCGCGCAGCGGCGCGGCGTGCTGCGCTTCAATCAATACGACCAGGTGATCCAGGCCGCGCTGGCCGGGCGCGGCATCGCGCTGGGACGCGTGGCCCTGGTCGCGCCGCTGCTGGCCGACGGCCGGCTCGCCGCGATCGGCGAGTCCGACTCGCATCGCGCCACCGGCTACGCCTACTGGCTGCACCAGGTCGATCCCGAGCCGCGCGAGGACGTGCGCGCGGTGATCGACTGGATCCTGGCCGCCACCGGGGTCGAACCCGCGCGCAAGCTGGAGTTCGACGAGCAGGGCGCGCGCTGA
- a CDS encoding response regulator transcription factor codes for MEAQSLRSEIKVIVADDHPIVVAGILKLLEGTPDIEVVESVTDVDALEQALESRACDILISDYEFGDTRAHDGIQMIERLRHDFPHLKILMLTMHDDIILVRRLISMGVAGFLSKSTPALSKLPEILRAIERGEQYLDAAIAQALRLADMQLASASGRRRMVMLSKREYEVVRLFARGMQISEIARQTGRSVKTISTQKGSAMRKMEVDNDADLIIRFLDLGERLQPAPEA; via the coding sequence ATGGAAGCGCAGTCCCTTCGAAGTGAGATCAAGGTGATCGTGGCCGACGACCACCCGATCGTGGTCGCCGGCATCCTGAAGCTGCTGGAGGGAACGCCCGACATCGAGGTGGTCGAATCGGTCACCGACGTCGATGCGCTCGAGCAGGCGCTGGAATCGCGGGCTTGCGACATCCTGATCAGCGACTACGAGTTCGGCGATACGCGCGCGCACGACGGCATCCAGATGATCGAGCGCCTGCGGCACGACTTCCCGCACCTGAAGATCCTCATGCTGACCATGCACGACGACATCATCCTGGTGCGTCGCCTGATCTCGATGGGCGTGGCCGGTTTCCTCAGCAAGTCGACCCCGGCGCTCTCGAAGCTGCCCGAGATCCTGCGCGCCATCGAGCGCGGCGAGCAGTACCTCGACGCGGCCATCGCGCAGGCGCTGCGGCTGGCCGACATGCAGCTCGCCTCGGCCAGCGGCCGCCGTCGCATGGTGATGCTGAGCAAGCGCGAATACGAGGTGGTGCGCCTGTTCGCGCGCGGCATGCAGATCAGCGAGATCGCGCGGCAGACCGGCCGCAGCGTGAAGACCATCAGCACCCAGAAAGGCTCGGCCATGAGGAAGATGGAAGTGGACAACGATGCCGATCTCATCATCCGCTTCCTCGATCTCGGCGAGCGCCTGCAACCCGCGCCCGAGGCCTGA
- a CDS encoding YadA family autotransporter adhesin, translating to MDKHDSGKWRQAAPPPSFRGQLDVATQAQAGHEAWPWSVGSGRSRTVEAVLACFVLLGIESLGTAGASGRQGEAICKFITHGQTDESFDLSGILSCVCRDACHPGQARLNPRQATKPGDPPSQGVDLSLNESIVADGRSASSSIVQRATQASMLPGTEELERASGEIGSQSVASGQLDSRVSTLQSRLSTGLASASREAGVFANGVRMNEQDLALLSTATSTQLDAITAEMSELSSVDDIHAKRIDTVSRQLDSTDVRLRALAERMSPLMRANDEARRNGNVVLATAAGGGEGRMIETRGPGTDAVRRSRIDPAGCTQANGFDATATGLCAAAGTIAGRDGARESRRADGATAYGAYARAREHHATAVGFRALAARDGAVAIGYQAGALGAQATALGDGARADGDRSVALGASALATGRGAVALGAGSIADRDATVSIGSPGRERRLVNLAPGVAPGDAVNLSQLATLGRSLGDVARRAYTGVAMSMAMSGLYLPSLNPGEVAAGVGVGGFSGYRAIALNLKGLAGNGRLGWGAGVSTTGRLTGFNFGAGWKW from the coding sequence ATGGACAAGCACGATTCCGGAAAATGGCGGCAAGCCGCCCCGCCGCCGTCATTTCGCGGGCAGCTTGATGTGGCGACGCAAGCGCAAGCCGGCCATGAAGCGTGGCCATGGTCGGTAGGGTCCGGCCGAAGCCGTACTGTGGAGGCTGTCCTTGCGTGCTTCGTGCTGCTCGGCATCGAGTCGCTGGGTACCGCGGGCGCCTCCGGCAGGCAGGGCGAGGCAATCTGTAAATTCATCACGCACGGCCAAACTGACGAATCATTCGACCTGAGCGGTATTCTCTCCTGCGTTTGCCGTGATGCCTGCCACCCTGGCCAGGCCCGGCTGAATCCGCGTCAGGCCACGAAGCCGGGCGATCCGCCAAGCCAGGGCGTGGATCTGTCGCTGAACGAGTCGATCGTGGCCGATGGACGATCGGCATCGAGCTCGATCGTCCAACGCGCGACGCAGGCTTCGATGCTTCCCGGGACGGAGGAACTTGAACGGGCGTCGGGCGAGATCGGTTCCCAGTCGGTCGCCTCAGGCCAGCTCGACAGCCGGGTATCGACGCTTCAGAGCCGCTTGTCGACCGGGCTGGCCTCGGCATCCCGCGAGGCGGGTGTTTTCGCGAACGGCGTGCGCATGAACGAGCAGGATCTCGCCCTGCTTTCCACCGCGACCTCCACGCAACTGGACGCGATTACGGCGGAGATGAGTGAGCTGTCGTCGGTGGATGATATTCACGCCAAGCGTATCGACACGGTCTCCCGACAGCTCGATTCGACCGACGTGCGGCTTCGCGCGTTGGCCGAGCGCATGTCGCCGCTGATGCGCGCGAATGACGAGGCACGACGTAATGGCAACGTCGTCCTCGCAACGGCGGCGGGAGGCGGCGAAGGTCGCATGATCGAGACACGGGGACCCGGCACGGACGCGGTGAGGCGGTCGCGAATCGACCCGGCCGGCTGCACCCAGGCCAACGGTTTCGATGCGACGGCCACCGGGCTATGCGCCGCCGCCGGGACGATCGCGGGGCGCGACGGCGCGCGCGAGAGCCGCCGCGCCGATGGCGCGACCGCCTACGGCGCCTATGCGCGGGCAAGGGAGCACCACGCCACGGCCGTCGGATTCCGCGCCCTGGCCGCGCGCGACGGTGCCGTCGCGATCGGCTATCAGGCCGGCGCGCTGGGCGCCCAGGCTACCGCGCTCGGAGACGGGGCGCGCGCCGACGGCGATCGCTCGGTGGCGCTCGGTGCGTCCGCGCTCGCCACAGGCCGGGGCGCGGTGGCGCTGGGCGCTGGGTCGATCGCCGATCGCGATGCGACGGTCTCGATCGGCTCGCCCGGCCGCGAGCGCCGTCTCGTCAACCTCGCGCCAGGCGTTGCTCCCGGCGATGCCGTGAACCTGTCGCAACTCGCCACGCTCGGGCGTTCGCTCGGGGACGTCGCGCGTCGCGCCTACACGGGCGTGGCGATGAGCATGGCGATGTCAGGCCTCTACCTGCCGAGCCTGAACCCGGGCGAGGTGGCGGCCGGGGTCGGCGTCGGCGGCTTCTCGGGCTACCGCGCGATCGCCCTGAACCTGAAGGGGCTGGCCGGCAACGGGCGATTGGGCTGGGGCGCCGGCGTATCGACCACCGGCCGCCTGACGGGATTCAACTTCGGCGCAGGTTGGAAGTGGTAG
- a CDS encoding H-NS family nucleoid-associated regulatory protein: MNRFYRLGILATLHSIPEPSRPANRIQAGQSAMFRLKSYRNRQTMKSYQEYQKSTASLRQELDKIRREHAERVLQELRECIIEFGFRPEQLMPPPCTARRRAKYYNPASGATWTGRGRPPDWIRDKDFSLYLLPANADGATVSGAVAPEPLGR; this comes from the coding sequence ATGAATCGCTTTTATCGATTAGGAATTCTTGCTACATTGCACTCGATTCCGGAGCCATCCCGGCCCGCGAATCGCATCCAAGCCGGCCAATCGGCGATGTTTCGATTGAAGTCCTATCGAAATCGACAGACCATGAAGAGTTATCAGGAATATCAGAAAAGCACGGCCTCGCTTCGACAGGAACTCGATAAAATCCGGCGCGAACATGCCGAGCGCGTGCTGCAGGAATTACGCGAATGCATCATCGAATTCGGTTTCCGTCCGGAACAACTGATGCCGCCGCCCTGCACCGCCAGGCGCCGGGCGAAGTACTACAATCCAGCCAGCGGCGCCACCTGGACCGGCCGGGGCCGCCCGCCCGACTGGATTCGCGACAAGGATTTTTCCCTGTACCTGCTGCCCGCCAACGCGGACGGCGCGACAGTGTCCGGTGCCGTCGCGCCCGAGCCGCTCGGACGATAG
- a CDS encoding fumarate hydratase C-terminal domain-containing protein has protein sequence MSRLHELKLPLAAEPVLALQLGDMVRLSGEITVSIGLPTHKRLAEAIERGAELPVDLRGGAFFHLSTYVNETPDGPEALYLNPSTSTRYDAWMPTLIRGLGLRLVGGKGGLDAASAAALRECGCAYLSFPGGGLNLLSRSLRRVVAQHWTEYISQFRLLTLEVEQLGPATVAIDAHGNSLYQQLHERATQRMPEIARRLGHP, from the coding sequence ATGAGCCGCCTGCATGAACTGAAGCTGCCGCTGGCGGCCGAGCCGGTGCTGGCGCTGCAACTCGGCGACATGGTGCGGCTGTCCGGCGAGATCACGGTCAGCATCGGCTTGCCGACCCACAAGCGGCTGGCCGAGGCGATCGAGCGCGGCGCCGAGCTGCCGGTCGACCTGCGCGGCGGGGCCTTCTTTCACCTGAGCACCTATGTGAACGAGACGCCGGACGGCCCCGAGGCGCTCTACCTGAACCCGAGCACCAGCACGCGCTACGACGCCTGGATGCCGACCCTGATCCGCGGGCTCGGCCTGCGGCTGGTGGGCGGCAAGGGCGGGCTCGACGCGGCCAGCGCGGCCGCGCTGCGCGAATGCGGCTGCGCCTACCTGTCGTTTCCGGGCGGCGGGCTGAACCTGCTGTCGCGCTCGCTGCGCCGCGTGGTGGCGCAGCACTGGACCGAGTACATCTCGCAGTTCCGCTTGCTGACGCTGGAGGTGGAACAGCTCGGGCCGGCCACGGTCGCGATCGACGCGCACGGCAACAGCCTGTATCAGCAACTGCACGAGCGCGCGACCCAGCGCATGCCGGAGATCGCGCGGCGGCTCGGGCATCCCTGA
- a CDS encoding alpha/beta fold hydrolase, protein MADTTGKTRDMDHAADAGPEPVTIVAGDGYPIGGFVWRQAAPPDPLAPRPVVVVNAATSVRCRYYFRFAAWLHRHGCDAIVYDYRGIGESRPPVLARFEASWLDWGERDAEAVLRYASTAFPGQPIDVVAHSIGGVALGLAPSNHLVRRVFTMGAQYAHWRDYAPRSRVSMLWKWHLVMPLVSALCGYFPARRLGWMEDTPRGVALSWSRSRAEFEHTYRRAPIRRGERERRALVQRFAALRAPILALSVSDDPFGTVAAIERLLRYFTRSRVTHLRLNPEQVGETAIGHFAFFHSRFEGRLWPMVLDWLLRGRIADEVPGRIVSEREAAEAGGSEDEPGAIEQEAVLL, encoded by the coding sequence ATGGCCGATACGACTGGAAAGACGCGCGACATGGACCACGCGGCCGACGCCGGGCCCGAGCCGGTCACCATCGTCGCCGGGGACGGTTATCCGATCGGCGGCTTCGTCTGGCGTCAGGCCGCGCCGCCCGATCCGCTCGCGCCGCGCCCGGTGGTGGTGGTCAACGCGGCCACCTCGGTGCGCTGCCGCTACTACTTCCGCTTCGCGGCCTGGCTGCATCGCCACGGCTGCGATGCGATCGTCTACGACTACCGCGGCATCGGCGAATCGCGCCCGCCGGTGCTGGCGCGATTCGAGGCGAGCTGGCTCGACTGGGGCGAGCGCGATGCCGAGGCGGTGCTGCGTTACGCCTCGACGGCCTTTCCCGGCCAGCCGATCGACGTGGTCGCGCACAGCATCGGCGGGGTGGCGCTGGGCCTGGCGCCCTCGAACCATCTGGTGCGCCGCGTCTTCACGATGGGCGCGCAATACGCGCACTGGCGCGATTACGCGCCGCGCAGCCGGGTATCGATGCTGTGGAAGTGGCACCTGGTGATGCCGCTCGTGAGCGCGCTGTGCGGTTATTTCCCGGCGCGGCGGCTCGGCTGGATGGAGGACACGCCGCGCGGCGTGGCGCTGTCCTGGAGCCGCAGCCGCGCCGAGTTCGAGCACACCTACCGGCGCGCGCCGATCCGGCGCGGCGAGCGCGAGCGCCGCGCGCTGGTGCAGCGCTTCGCGGCCCTGCGCGCGCCGATCCTGGCGCTCAGCGTGAGCGACGACCCGTTCGGCACGGTCGCCGCGATCGAGCGGCTGCTGCGCTACTTCACCCGCAGCCGCGTCACCCATCTGCGCCTGAATCCTGAGCAGGTGGGCGAAACCGCGATCGGCCATTTCGCCTTCTTCCACAGCCGCTTCGAGGGCAGGCTCTGGCCGATGGTGCTGGACTGGCTCCTGCGCGGCCGGATCGCGGACGAGGTGCCGGGGCGCATCGTCTCCGAGCGCGAGGCGGCCGAGGCGGGCGGCAGCGAGGACGAGCCCGGCGCGATCGAGCAGGAGGCGGTGCTGCTCTAG